A stretch of DNA from Clostridium sp. JN-9:
CATCCACTGTAAACCAGTGGTTTACCTTTAGCTTATTATGTTCCACCCAGTTTATTACTTCTTCCTTTGAGCATCCTTCCTTAAGCATATTATATGCTTTATATACAATAAGTCCCTGGCCTAAAGATGCGCTCCTTGTATCAATGACACTAATATCAGCATCCCTGTATTCTTCTAAAACAATATTTCTTGCCATAGTTGCACTGCTGACACAACCGCTAAGTGCTGACGAAAACCCTAAATATATAACTGAATTTCCTAGCGATACTGCTTCTTTAAATGCATCTGCAAAAGTCTGAACATTAATTTGGGAAGTTGTTGTTATTTCACCTTCCCTTAGAGCAGAATAAAAATCTTTATATTTAATGGTCTTTCCAAAGTCATCTTTATATTCCTTATTTTTAAAATGAACTGTTAAACTTAATATCTTAATATTGCTGTTTTCAACAAATTCCAAAGGAAGATCACTGCAGGAATCTGTTATTAGTACTGTATTCATATTATATAATACTCCTTCCTTAACTCTTTTATTATTATGCACTTAAAATAAAAAAGTTATAATATAGATTATATACATATTTTAAAAATATGTATATAACCATTTAGGAATAGTACTAATATTTATTAAACATATTTATTAAAATGACAATGCAGCTTCCTTTGCCTCAGCTATTGCCTTATTCTTTATTTCTTCGGCTTTATCAGGCATTGCACTCATGCCCTCAGCAATAATAGACTGCTTGTCTGTTATCCCTATAAAACTTAAAACAGTATTAATGTACTTATCTCCCATTTCTAAATCAGCAATAGCTTTATTGGTATATATTCCGCCTCTTGCCTGAATATGAATAGCTTTCTTATTGTTTAAAAGTCCAATAGAACCAGTTTCTGTGTATCTAAATGTTTTATTTGCTATGCATATATTATCCAAATAAGCTTTCATCATTGGTGGTACAGTGAAGTTCCAAAGTGGTGTAACAAATATATATTTGTCAGCAGCCATAAATTGTTCCAGTAAATTATTCATAGCTGATATTTTTTTCTGTTCTTCCTGTGTCAAATCCCCAAAGCTCATGCCTTTACCAAACTTTCCCCATGCATTTAGCACATCTCCATCAATTAATGGTACATAGATTTTATATAAATCTAACATAGTTATCTCATCCTGAGGGTTCTTCTTCCTATATATTTCTAAAAAGTTCTCTCCAACAGTTAAACTAAATGAATCTTCTGTACTTTTAGGATTTGCAGTAATATACAATACTTTTGACACTTTAACATTCCCCTTTTCATTTTTGTTATTTTCTTAAGACTTAAATATTACTTTTACATTGTAATTTAATTATACAAAGTAATACCCTTATTTATGCATACCCTATAACTTTATATAAGTATATTATAATAAGTTATTTGCAATGTCAATAATAAAACTTAAAATTATTTATAGTATTTATATAGACAAAAGGCTGCCACACTAATTATTCAGCGCAGCAGCCTATTATTAATTAATATCAAATTTTCTCACATATGATGCTGTCATTTGCTATGGAATGCATCTTGTCATTAACCTTAAGATTAATAGGAACTTTCGTCCTCACCTGTATTTTTGTTTCACTTTTTCCCATGGTAACTTTTACCTTAGCACCCTTATATAAAAATTTAAATTGAAGTTTATTCCACTGTACAGGGAGTTTTGGATTTAAAGCAATGTAGTTTTCTTTTATTCTAAGCCCTGCAAAGCCAAATACTATGGCCATCCATGTGCCTCCCATATTTGCAGTGTGGATGCCATCCTTTGTATTTCCATTGGTATCATCAAGATCAAGCCTTGCTGTCTTAATAAAATATTTATAAGCCTTATCATAGTAATTCAGCTTTGAGGCCATAATACTATACACGGCATAAGAAAGAGAAGAATCATGAGTTGTGATTTTTTCATAATAATCATAAGAATTCTTCATTGTTTCATAGTTTGTTTCATTTTCCACTAAAAAATGTGCAAGCACCGTATCAGGCTGTTTAAGTACCTGATATCTGTATATTGTAAGCGGGTGATAGTGTAAAAGCAGAGGATAATTATCCTTTGGAGTATGCTGAAAATCCCAAATGGCCTTTGATAAAAAGGTATCATCCTGGGCATTTATCTTAAGATTGCTGTCATAAGGCAGATACATGCTTTGTGCAGCTTTCTGAAACCCTGTGATTTCATCCTGTGAAAGATTTATTTTGCTGCATAAGCTGCTCAAAAAGCTGCTGTCTTTTTCCTCAAGCATATTATATATTTTCACTGCCCACTGAAGATTATATTTTGCCAGCACATTAGTATAATAGTTGTTGTTAACTAAAGTTGTATATTCGTTAGGGCCTGTAACACTATCTATTTTAAATAGTCCATTATCATAATGCCCTATTTCAATCCATATTCTTGCAGTTTCAAAAATAACCTCTGCACCAAATTCCTTAATAAAATCCATGTCACCTGTTACCAGATAATATTGAATGTAAGAGTATGCAATGTCGCCATTTATATGATATTGAGCTGTACCAGCAGGGAAATAAGAGGAACATTCTTCCCCATTTATAGTCCTCCATGCATAGGCTGCCCCTTTCTTATGTCCCAGCTCCCTGGCTCTTTTTCTTGCAGAGTCCAAAATTGTATATCTGTACCTAAGAAGCTTTTTTGCAATTTGAGGACTGCACAGAGTTAGAAATGGCAGAATATAAATCTCACTGTCCCAAAAATAGTGACCTTCATAACCTTCTCCGCTTAACCCCTTGGCAGAAATATTGCTTACAGAGTCTTTACCTGCAGACTGCAGAATTTCATACATATTATATCTTAATCCCTGCTTTAAAGCCAGATCGCCTTCATTATCTATGTCTGCAGTACTCCAAAACCTCTTTAAATAATTTTGCTGGCTCTTTAAAATTTCATTAAAACTCAGAGTGCAGATTTTATTAATAAGTGTGTATCCTTTTTTTGCAGGATCTTTGCATCGTCTTGAGTCTGTATATATGTTATATTTGTTGAATTCAATTATTTTATTGCCTGGCTTTACTTTAAACACTGCCATAACTGACTTTTCATGCCTTTCATAGGATACATTGAATTCTCCGCTGCACATATGTTTCGTATTAACAGCCACACTTTGTTTTGAGCTTTTTGTTTCTGATAATACCTGAATTACATCATTCTGTACAGAGGTTGATTTTACGTCTAATATATTTTCATTACCTGATGATACTCGCATATCCATCTTATCTACATAATTTTTAACATCACCGTTTATTCTGGATTTAATAATAATATCATCATCAAAATTAACCTTTTCAATTTGGTAGTTAATTGCAAAAAGTTCTAAATATTTAAATGAAGCAACTCTTGTTATTTTTAATTTAATTTCTTTACCATCTGGGAATACATAATCGACTTCTCTTCTATAATATCCTTCTTTCATATTTACATATCTGTTAAAGCTTTTTACTGTGCCTTTAAACATGGAAAACTTTTGATTATTGATTATTAAATCAATATCCTGGCTATCTGTAACATTAACTATTTTCTGCATTGTTTCAGGATACCCATAAGCTTTTTCACCGTAGGAAACAGATGCTGTTTCATAAAAGGCGTTAATATAACTTCCCCTTATTGTAGGCATATTATCAGCATATCCTTCTTCAAAGTTTCCTCTTATACCTATGTAACCATTAGCTACATTAAATATACTTTCACTTTTTAACAAATCTTTTTCATTTAAGCTATTATCACTTACTATCCAATCATCTTTCATTTTCATTGAGCCCCTTTTCCACTGCTATTGTTTAACTGCGCCATCCATTACACCTTTAATAATGTATTTCTGTGAGAATATATAGAATATAATTATAGGTATAATAGTAAGCACAAGACCTGCCATTGCTAAGTTCCATTGGATTGTAAATTGTCCAAAGAAGTAAAATGTTGAAAGAGGAATTGTCCTATGTTCAGGACTTCTAAGTACAAGTGAAGGAAGCAGATAGTCATTCCAGGTCCAGATTACATTTAATATGGCAACTGTCACTGTAATTGGTTTAAGTGTTGGAAATACTATTTTCCAAAAAACCTGAAACTTATTACATCCATCTATCATAGCTGCTTCTTCAAGGGATATAGGTATGCTCTTTATAAATCCATGATATAAGAACACAGATAAGCTGGTACCGAAACCTACATACATAAAAATAAGTCCATAGTAGGAATCTATCATACTAAACCCGATGGATTTAATTTCCCAGTTACTCATATACTGCATAAGCGGTATCATAACAGCTTGGAATGGAATCAGCATTGTTGCTATTAACAGATAATATATAAAATTTGAGACCCTTGATTTATTTCTGACTAATACCCAGGCAGTCATGGAAGAAAATACAACAATCAAAATAATACTGAAAACAGATATAATAAGTGAATTGAAGAATGCCTTCCCAAAATTCATTCTCTCCATAGCAGTGGCATAATAAGAAAAGTCAAATGGCTTAGGTAATCCCATGGTATCCGTAAATATTTGTGCTCTACCTTTAAAGGAATTGATAACCATAATGTATATAGGAAATAAAGTAAAAACTGCAATAATCCATCCTAATATTGTTAGTGCAGTTGATTTTTTTGTTTTCCCTTTCATTACATTTCAACCTCCTTTTTTGAAGTAAAGTATACCTGTAGTAAAGTAATTACCATAATCACCAGGAAGAACACAATAGCTTTTGCCTGAGCTACAGCATATTTATTATAACCAAATGCTGTTTGGAATATATTCATTGTTATTAATTCTGTACTTCCAAAAGGTCCTCCATTAGTTAAAGATAAGTTGGTATCATATTGCTTAAATGAATTTGAAAGAGTTATAAATATGCTTACTGTAAATGCAGGTGAAATTAAAGGAAGAGTAATCTTTGTAAATTTAGTCCATGCATTTGCGCCATCTATTTCAGCAGCTTCCAAAACATCGTCAGGGATACTTTCAATTGAAGCTATATATATTATCATTACATATCCAGCCATCTGCCACACTCCGACTACAACTAAAGCCCAGAATGCTGCAGTTGGATTATCAAGCCAGTTAAAAAACACCTTTGAATTGTGAATTGCTGTGCCTAACTCAGTAAAAAACCTAGTGAATACAAATTTCCATATAAATCCTAAAATTAATCCTCCTATTAAGTTGGGCATAAAAAATACTCCCCTTAACAGATTTCTTGTTTTAATTTTTGAAGTTACAAGTAAAGCAAGAGCTAAGCCAACTACATTTACAAGTATTACCATAATTACTGTATACTTTGTAGTAAGCCAAAATGATGATACAAATTTTGCATCATTAAATGCTGCTCTATAATTTTTTAAGCCTATAAAGGAAGATCCTTTAAAAGCAAATCCATCCCAATTTGTAAATGAATAAATAATGCCCATAATAAATGGAATAATAACTACATTTACAAATGCAAACAGCGAAGGTATGACAAATAAAGCTGTAGTTATTTTGCCTTTAATTCCTTTATTCATTTTAACTCCTCCAATTTTTATTAATTTAAAAGCCTCATTTGAGAGGCTTTTAATTTAAATTATTTTATTTTTTAGCTGCATTAACCCATACATTATTGATTTCATCAAGAAGCTGATCAGGTGTTGACTGACCTGCATAGAATTTTTCCATAGCACTTGCACAATCTTTATCAACTCCGGCTGGGAACAAATTGAAAGTCCAAGGTACTGTCTTACCTGAATCAGAGTATTTTGAAACTTCCTTTGCCAGTGGATTTAATGAACTTGTATTGAATCCAGTATATGCTGGTATAAGTTTAAATTTATCAGTTACATATTTCTGACCTGTTGGATCTGTAAATAACCAGTCAAGGAAGCTTTCAGCTCCTGCCTGCTGTTCCTTTGTAGCATATTTATTTACATGGAAGAAGTTAGTGTTTCCAACAGCTATTGCAGTATTTCCATTAACAGGCATTCCTATCATGCCCATTTCAAAGTTTATTTTATAGTCATCAAGAACTGATTGTGCCCAGTTACCCTGGTGAATAATAGCATATTTACCTTGTGCAAAACCTGCAAGCTGATCATCGTAACTGTCTTTAGCAAGATTTGTATATGGTTTTAATTTATTCAAGTCTTCAGCATATTGTTTTACTTCTGGTATATCCTTAAGTTTAAGACTTCCGTCGTTAACTTTTGCTATTTTATCTTTATAGTCGCTCATTACTGCAAAAGGCCAGTTAAAAGGATGCATAAACTGGAAATATGTTTCTTTTGCAAAAGCAAGAGGTTTTACAACTCCTTTAACCTGAGCAAGTTTTTGACATGCAGCAACCAAATCATCCATGGATTTAATATCATCTGCATTTATTCCGGCTTCTTTAAATATAGTTTTGTTATATATTAATCCAAAGCCTTCAATTGCCATTGGCAGACCATAAAGCTTGCCATCTTTCATGGAATCTTCTTTTTGTCCTTTAACTATCTTGGATGCTGATTTTGTAGAATCAAGCGGAGCCATGTATTTGTAGAACTTTTCAAATTCACTGCCGCTGCCGCAAGTGAAAATAGTTGGAGCTTTCTCTGGAGTTGATGCAAACTGAGATTGTAATGTAGTTACTAAATTATCTCCTGCAGCTCCTAGAATCTTTACCTCCACATCTTTGTGAGAACTGTTGAAATCTTTTGCTGCGGCTTCAAGCTGCTGCTGAATTTCAACTTTGTTTTGAATAACCGTAACTTCGGCTTTTTTACCTGTACTTGAGGTTTGTGTTGCACTTGAACCACACCCGACCAATGCTGTTGAAGCTATGGTCAAAGCACAGGCAATGCTAAGAAATTTTTTCATTTTTATTCCCCCCATTTTAATAAATAAAAAACAAAACGATTACCGTAAATTTTGTAGGCATAATTATTATTAAACCTACATTGACATTATATAGTAAAAAGTTATATAATCTTATAGATACTTAATATATTTTATACTTTATTAAGTTTATTTCATTGAGGTGATCTGTTTTGGATAATATCTATAAAAAATTAGAATTAAGCATGGCTAATAACAGGTTCACATCATATGTACACCCTTCTTATGAGCTGGAGAAAAAACTTATAGCTTCCATGCAGATGCTTAACAAGGAAGAAAGCATTAAAATACTCCATAAAATAAACTCTCTTGAAAGAGCTCATTTATCAAAACAGCCCATTAATTCTTTAAAATATTCACTAGTAGGTTCATGTACAATTTTCACCCGTGCAGTTATTGAAGCTGGGCTGGATACTGAAACTGCCTTTATGTTAAGTGACTATTATATAAATCTTATAGATGAGGCAAAAACCAGACAACAAACTGAGGCCCTGGAATATAAAATGTTAAATGATTTTATACAGGTATTAAAGACCAATAAAGAATATATTTATAATCCAATGATTAATCATGTAATTTACTATATCAGAAAACATATAGAGGAACCCATCACATTACAGGAATTAGCATCCTATGTAAATGTACATCCAAATTATTTATCTTCCAGCTTTAAAAAACAGGTAGGGAAAACCTTAACTGAATACATAGATGAACAAAAGATAAATGCAATTAAAATTTATATGCAAAATACAAATCTTAGTATTAACGAAATAAGTTATACATTTAACTTTAACTATGTAAGCTATTTTTCCAGTTTTTTTAAGAAACATACAGGATTTACTCCTATGGAATATAAAAAGCAGATCTTCAGCAAGACATCTGCACTTAGAAGATAAAGCACTAACTCTATAGAAAGTAAATATCTATACAGTTAGTGCTGTTTTTGACTTTTTCTAATTATTATGGTGTTCTCCATGGTGATTGCATACTATATTTTTATCTTCCAGAGTTCCATTAATGTACTGTTCAACAGCCTTCATATATTCTCCGGATGCTCCTCTGATTACCCTTAGGCCTTTTTGCTGCAATCCTGAAATTGCACCTGCTCCTATGCCTCCTGTTATGACCACCTCTGCGCCATGACTTAAAAGTAAATTTGCCAGGTTTTCATGCTGATGTGTAAATTCTGCTGAGGATATTTCCTCCACACCTTCAACTTTTTTGTTTTCTACTGTTACTATAACAAAGTTTCTGCTCATTCCAAAATGCTGATTAATCAAATTACCATTGCTGGGTATTGCTATTTTCATAATTAATGGCCTCCATTCATTATTGGCATATGCTATTTATATTATATATTTGTTATACATTTCTGTCAAATGCCAGAAGCAATACTTACTTTAAACAAAATGTTATAAAATGTTTCACAAAATCTGCATCACTATCAGCTAAATACACAAAATTAAATTCTCTTGATATATTAATGCCTTTTATTTTTACTATTTTAAATTTTCCTATATCAAGCTCTTTTTTGATAGTTTCCCTGGACATTATGGAATATCCCAGGTTAGCTTCTATTAAAGATTTAATTGCAGAAATACTGCCTATCTCCATATATGGTCTGTAATTATTAAGATTGTAACCTAATTCTAAAACTTTATTTTCAAAAGTTTCTCTTGTACCAGATCCTTTTTCTCTTAATATTAATTGTCCATTTAAAACATCATCTATTTTTACATATTTTAACTTTGAAAACTCATGCTGATTTGAAACAACCAGTACTAATTCATCATCCTTATATTTAATGTGTTTGAACTTTTCCTTATGAAAGTTTCCCTCAACAAATGCCAGATCTATTTTTCTGTTTAATAATTTATCAATTATCTCCTCTGTGTTATTAACCTGAAGAAGTATGTTTATATTACCAAAGCTGTTCTTATAATCTGCAAGCATAAAAGGAAGCACATACTCTCCAATAGTCATTGATGCACCTACTTTATATGTTTTATTTATGTTATTTTTATTTTTTAGTTCTGACTCTAAACTTCTATTAATGGATTCCAGTTGTTTTGCATATCTATAAAGGATTTTCCCTTCCTCAGTGAGTTTTATAGTCCTTCCTGCTTTTTTTATAAAATCAGCACCATAATATTCTTCAAGGAACTTTATATGCTGTGATACTGCCGGCTGAGTAATATTTAATATTTCACTTGCTTTTGTATAGCTCTTAATCTGAGCCAGCACAATAAATGTCTGCAGTCTTACATCCATCATAAGTTTTATCCCCCCTAAGGCATTCATTTATATATTATAACAAATTCTTATAAAAACATAATTATTTATAATTGGTTTTATTACAGCTTCTATAATATCATTAGCTTGTACTAAATTTTATACGAGGAGTGAATTTCATGATAAAGGAAAATTTAAGTGGAATAATTGTATCACTATTACTGGCCCTGGTGGCATCAGAGCTTGGTAACCTATTTCCAATAGTAGGAGGGCCCGTATTTGGCATCGTGCTTGGAATAATTATAAACAATACTATAGGCAAGCCAGCCTCAACAAAAAAAGGCATTACATTTACATCAAAAAAAATACTTCAGTGGGCTATTATAGTGTTAGGTGCAGGCTTAAGCTTAAATGAAGTTTTAAAAACAGGCATAAGTTCATTTTCAGTAATGGTATTTACTATATTAGCAGCATTTTTAACTGCCTTTATAGTTGGAAAAATATTAGGTGTACCAGATAAGTTAAGAACCTTGATTGGAGTTGGGACAGCTATTTGTGGAGGATCTGCCATTGCAGCCATATCACCTATAATAGAGGCAGATGAAACAGAAATTGCCTATTCAGTTTCTACTATTTTTTTGTTTAACATTATTGCTGTATTAATTTTTCCGCCCCTTGGACATCTTTTGGGATTTTCAGATAAAGCCTTTGGTTTATGGGCCGGCACTGCTGTAAATGATACTTCTTCCGTGGTAGCTGCAGGATATGCATTCAGCAACACAGCAGGAGCCTATGCAACAATAGTGAAGCTTACAAGAACCACTATGATCATTCCAATATCTCTTATCTTTGCTCTGATCACAGCATATAAAAAGAAAAAGGAATCTAAAAACAATTCCAATGTAAATTACAATTTAAAAAAAATATTTCCCTGGTTTATAATTGGATTTTTATTTGCTTCCCTGTTAAATACCATAGGCATATTTAAAGGAAATTCATTATTTTACATAAACACACTTGGAAAATTCATGATTGTCATGGCTCTTTCTGCTATAGGTTTAAATACAGATTTTAAAGAAATGATGAAAAACGGTGTTAAGCCCATGCTGCTTGGTTTAATTGTCTGGTTTTCAGTGGCAGTAACAAGTATTTTAGTACAAGTGCTTACAGGCCAGATTTAGTGTCCAGGTCAATTTGTACAATCATTAATTTACCTAAAAATAAACCAAGCTTATATACTTGGTTTATTTTTTATATATTATTTTTACAGCACCATTTTTTACAAAATCCTTTTTTACTGCTGCATATAATTTTATGGGAACCACAAGAAGGACACATATTTCTGTCCTGGTCATAATTTGCTCCATAAACTGCACCGCAATTCAAACATTTAAATCTGCAGAGATTAGTTGTATAATGCCCTCCGCTTATTCTTATTGCTTTTCCCAAAGTAAGTGCAGTTGCCGTCTTTTTTCTTGCACTATCTATAATATTTTGAAATGTTTGTCTTGAAACCTGCATTTTTTCTGCACACTCCTCTTGATTTAAGTCTTCAATGTCCTTTAATCTCATAGCTTCCAGCTCTTCAACCTTTAATACTATTTCCTCCAATTCACATTTAGGTTTTCCCCATGGTACAAAATAAGTGTCATTTGGGAAAAACTCCACATTTCTAAATTTTGTGGGCCTTGGCATATTGACACCTCCCTGCATTTTCTATATATAAATAGTATACCTAATATGTTAAATTATGAAGTGTTTTTTCTTTTTCAATCGTTATATTAAATGTAAGGACAAAAAAGGATGGTGATAGTTATTGAAAAGAAACAATTTGAAAATTGCATAAAGCAATATGAACGATTAATAATCACCATTTGTTTATCCTTTACAAAAAATTATTTTGATGCAGAGGATTTGGCACAGCAAACATTTTTGTCTGCATATACAAATTATGAAAAATTTGATGGTGATAACCTTAAGGCTTGGCTTACTACAATTGCTGCAAATAAGTGTAAGGATTACATTAAAAATAAGGCAAGAAAAACCATTAATCTCACAGATGAGGATTATGAAACTATTGAAGACACAGATGAATCACCAGAAGATATAGTGATGAAAAAGTGCACCGACGAAAAAATACATAATATATGTACTAAATTAAAGGAACCTTACAGGACAGTAGCAATAAGTTATTTTTGTAAAGATATTAAACTTTCACATATGTCAGCAAATACCGGCCAAAGCTTAAAAACATTACAGACTCAATTATATAGAGCAAAAAAAATGCTTAAGGAATTATGGGAGGAGGAATTTATTTGAGAAGTAAATTATTTAATGAAGATAATCATTTAACTGAAATGTCATTAAAAGCTTTTAAGGAAGGACATTTGGATGATAAAAGCTTAATTTTATTATCAGAGCATATTGCTTGTTGTGAAAAATGTGCTGATGCTCTAGCTAACAGCTTCAATGATAATGAACTGGCAAAGGCTCCCTTAGGATTCCAGGAGGAAATACATGAAAAAATAAATAATAAAAAACAAAAAAGCTTTCAATTTGGTTTTTATTCTCTTAAGGTTGCAGTTGCTGCCTGTATAGCATTAATAATTGTTTTTTCCAGTCAATTAAACTATTTAGCTAATACAAAATTAGAAACAAGTTATATTAAGGCACCAGACTTAAGTATTGTAAACTCAATTAATACAAATCTTTATAATTTGTCAGAGAAAATAATAAATATGGAGGTTTTCAATAATGAAAAAGAAAAAAAATAAAATTTTAACCTTTATTTTTTCACTATTACCAGGGGCAGGTCATATGTATATGGGATTTATGAAGACTGGAATATCATTTATGGCAATGTTTTTCCTTATAATATTTCTTTCTTCCTGGCTTGATATAGGACCATTACTTTATATTTTACCATTAATTTGGTTTTACTCCTTTTTTGACTGTATAAATAAGGCTGAAACAGATGATGATGAATTCACGCTTTTAGAAGATAATTACCTTTTTTCCATAGATAAACTAGTATCAATTGACAAAGACATGTTCAAAAAAAGAAGACTTTTTTGGGGTATATTGTTACTGCTTTTGGGTATATATTTAGCCTGGAATAATGTTATGAACATTTTAAGCCCTTATATTCCTGATAAAACATATGACATAATTAGAAATATAACAAGAATTACTCCTCAGATAATTATAGGAATTGCAATTATAGTTTTAGGTGTAAAGCTTATTATTGGAAAGAAAAAGGAGTGTGACAACAATGCATAAGGGGCGACAGGTAGGAACATTTACTGCAGGCATAGTATTAATTATGTTTGGAATTTTATTTTTGCTTAGATTAAGCTTTCCTAATATTAGTATCTCTATGATAGTATCTTTATGGCCTCTTATTCTTGTGTTTTTGGGAATTGAAATTATTGCAGCTTATGTAATTAATAAAGAAGAAAAAATACGATATGATACTGGAGCAATAACTCTTATAATAATATTATCATTTTTCGCAATGGGTATGGCAGGAGCAGAATTTGTAATAAATCATTTGACACAGCTTAGAAATATAATTTAATGCTGATTATATAAATAAAACACCTTTAAAATTGAAGGTGTTTTATTTAATTCTCTTTTTATTACGATTTATATAGAACATCTACAGTAACAACTTCAATATTGCATTTTATTATGAATGATGATATTATATACCCATAAGGGGTATATAATATCTAAACTTTAAGGAGGAAAAAATTATGAATTATATATTGTATGCTGTCACTATACTTTTACTGATTTATATGTTCTATCCAAAAATAGTAATTAAACTTAATAAGAATGTAACAAATGTATCAGGTCCTGAGGCTGCAAAGCTTATTCGCGAAAATAAAAATATAGTGATTCTTGATGTAAGAACTAAAGGAGAATATAGCTCAGGACATATAAATGGAGCTAAACTTATGCCTGTGTCAGAAATATCATCAAGAATAGGTGAGCTTGAAAAGTACAGAGGGAGACCAATGTTAGTTCATTGTGCCTCAGGAGGACGAAGTCCAAGAGCTGTAATTGTTTTATTAAAAAATAAATTCGGGCCGATTTATCACATGAATCATGGATTATCCGGCTTTACCGGAACACTAAAATAAGGGGTTTACCTCTTATTTTTTTATATTATAGTGATACAAAATAAGCTGTGGTATTAATAGCAAATTGCTTAATTAATGCCACAGCCATCAATATTAACAGGAAGACAAATTTGATGCTTCTATGATAAAGCCTTTGTTAAACCACCTGTCAGAGTAATTTATCACTGCTCCGTTTAAATAATCTTCAAGTTCAGGTTCATATACCACTTTAATACCATCAGATTCAGATACTATATCATTTTCATTTTTTGACTCATCCAGAGTCACATCAAGTGTTGGGCCGCCTCAGCCAAAGTCCCCAAAACTAACTCTAATCATTAGATCATCTGGTTTTTTTGATTTTTGTCTGGCCTCATTGAATTTTTCTGCTGCCTTATTTGACACATTAACCATATTAAATTCACCAATCCTTTACTAAATAAAATTATATAAATAATTGTTGTTTTATCTTATTCTTTTATTGTGAAATATTCTATCTTTCCAAAGGAAGAATATAAGCTCCTGTTCCG
This window harbors:
- a CDS encoding rhodanese-like domain-containing protein, yielding MNYILYAVTILLLIYMFYPKIVIKLNKNVTNVSGPEAAKLIRENKNIVILDVRTKGEYSSGHINGAKLMPVSEISSRIGELEKYRGRPMLVHCASGGRSPRAVIVLLKNKFGPIYHMNHGLSGFTGTLK
- a CDS encoding iron-sulfur cluster assembly accessory protein, with protein sequence MVNVSNKAAEKFNEARQKSKKPDDLMIRVSFGDFGUGGPTLDVTLDESKNENDIVSESDGIKVVYEPELEDYLNGAVINYSDRWFNKGFIIEASNLSSC